From the genome of Thermosynechococcus sp. NK55a:
CTGCCAGCGCTTGCCCCTGCGGATCCGCGGGTCTTAAATCAGGGGTACCATGTGCGCCTCACGATTGATAGTCGTCTGCAACAAACGGCACGCCAAGCCCTGCAACAGCAGTTACGCAAATTCAATGCTAAACGCGGCACGGTTATTGTCCTAGAAGTGAAAACTGGGGCACTGCGAGCCTTGGTCTCAGAACCCGCCTACGATCCCAATCATTACTACCGTGCTGATCCAGCCCTTTTTCGCAACTGGGCGGTGTCGGACCTCTATGAACCAGGATCAACCTTTAAGCCAATCAATACCGCCATTGCCCTTGAACTAAATGCCATTACTCCTGATACGGTGTTGCCCGATGAGGGACGAATTGTTGTTGGCGGTTGGCCAATTCAAAATAGTGACTATAGTCAACGCGGCGGCCGCGGTGCCCTTAGAATTGCCGAAGTTCTCGCCTACTCTAGCAATGTGGCCATGGTGCACATGATGAGCCGCATTCCAGCCCGCCACTACTATCGCTATCTCCATCGCTTGGGACTCACAGAGAAAGTGGGCAGTGATCTGCCCTTTGAAACAGCCGCCCAGTTAAAACCTCCGGAGCAATTTATTAACTATCCGATTGAACCGGCAACGGCCGCCTTTGGTCAAGGCTTTTCCCTGACGCCGCTCCATTTGGCTCAACTAGTGGGGGCGATCGCCAACGGTGGGGAGATGGTTACTCCCCATGTCATTGACGGCCTCTACGATGAAAATGGCCAACTGCAAAAACGCCTTGAGCAACGCCCCCCTCGACGGGTCTTTTCGCAGCGCACCAGTCAAGCGGTGGTCAAAATGCTGGGAGAAGTTGTGCGCTTTGGTACAGGGAAACCCGCCCATATTCCCGGCTATCGCTTGGGGGGCAAAACGGGCACGGCGCAAAAGGCGATTGGCGGTACCTATAGCAATCTGCGTATTACCAGCTTTTTTGCTGTCTTTCCCCTAGAACAGCCCCAATATGTGATTTTGGCGGTGGTGGATGAACCCAAGGGAGATGATGCCTATGGCTCAACGGTGGCCATTCCAATTGTGCGAGCGGTTACGGAGTCACTGATTACGATTGAGGGCATTCCTCCCTCACATCCACAGGAATTGCGGCGCCCCGCTGCACCAGCTTCGGTGTCACAATAGGGAAGAACAGCGCAAAAGGACGGTATGCTTCAACGGTTTTTTGTTACAGTGTTGGCTATTTTCGTGGTGTTGCTGGGAGGCTGTTCGGCCACCAGTGGGCTACAGGCCTATGTTGATAGCTACGATG
Proteins encoded in this window:
- a CDS encoding penicillin-binding protein 2; its protein translation is MKTARPQNQFLPPLRVGLIFGFLLMGMGGVVARLVYLQVVQGETLAARAQQQQRRYTPPTLARYPITDRRETVVALDRPVFTLFAHPIQFKVARSAIARDLAPLLQQSPEQLLAKFSSYPTGVPIAYDIDEQTAAKIRALNYDGLELNQGWQRIYPQQELMAGIVGYVDRDHQGQAGIEFSQNQFLQVPHSRQLLSMSALGEWLPALAPADPRVLNQGYHVRLTIDSRLQQTARQALQQQLRKFNAKRGTVIVLEVKTGALRALVSEPAYDPNHYYRADPALFRNWAVSDLYEPGSTFKPINTAIALELNAITPDTVLPDEGRIVVGGWPIQNSDYSQRGGRGALRIAEVLAYSSNVAMVHMMSRIPARHYYRYLHRLGLTEKVGSDLPFETAAQLKPPEQFINYPIEPATAAFGQGFSLTPLHLAQLVGAIANGGEMVTPHVIDGLYDENGQLQKRLEQRPPRRVFSQRTSQAVVKMLGEVVRFGTGKPAHIPGYRLGGKTGTAQKAIGGTYSNLRITSFFAVFPLEQPQYVILAVVDEPKGDDAYGSTVAIPIVRAVTESLITIEGIPPSHPQELRRPAAPASVSQ